A window of the Methanophagales archaeon genome harbors these coding sequences:
- the hisC gene encoding histidinol-phosphate transaminase, whose translation MRIRPTLKDLEEYKPGELIKGAIKLSSNENPLGTSGQVITEIIEKIESGELDLSLYPWEGDEAELKSAIAAYLEVEEDRIVIGAGIDGVLDTLVRIFMGEGDEGVIPIPTFSLYESLIKIAGGTPRYVKREKDFSISLDELISACNDRTRMIFLASPNNPTGNSIKEEDVHAIAAAVPETMVIIDEAYAEFAPSSFSMVKHVRGDENMNIVVLRTFSKAFALAGLRVGYAVVPKWLTGIYKRVAMPFSVNSIAIAAAIAALRDKEHLHNTVKLIREGREFLIEHLQPFFTVFPSDANFVLVDVSPAKSHAVYDALLREGVVVRDCSSFRGAGDSLIRITVGTEEQNMRVVNALKHIYKLFVMQ comes from the coding sequence ATGAGGATTCGACCCACATTGAAGGATCTGGAGGAATATAAACCTGGGGAATTGATAAAAGGGGCGATAAAGCTGAGCTCGAATGAGAATCCTCTGGGTACCAGTGGGCAGGTAATAACGGAGATAATAGAGAAGATAGAGAGCGGTGAGTTGGACCTTAGCCTGTATCCCTGGGAGGGTGACGAAGCGGAACTTAAGAGTGCAATTGCAGCATATCTTGAAGTGGAAGAGGATAGAATAGTCATAGGTGCTGGTATAGATGGTGTTCTTGATACATTGGTGAGGATATTCATGGGAGAAGGTGATGAGGGGGTAATACCAATTCCTACTTTCTCGCTCTATGAATCGCTTATAAAGATAGCGGGAGGTACGCCAAGATACGTAAAAAGAGAGAAGGACTTCAGTATATCGCTGGATGAGCTAATATCAGCATGTAACGATAGAACAAGGATGATATTCCTCGCTTCCCCGAACAATCCAACCGGTAACAGTATTAAGGAAGAGGACGTGCATGCAATTGCAGCAGCAGTTCCTGAAACAATGGTCATTATAGATGAGGCGTATGCGGAATTTGCACCTTCTTCATTCTCGATGGTGAAACATGTGCGTGGGGATGAGAATATGAACATAGTGGTATTACGGACTTTCTCAAAGGCTTTTGCACTCGCGGGTCTCAGAGTTGGCTATGCTGTGGTTCCAAAGTGGCTCACCGGTATCTATAAACGTGTCGCAATGCCCTTCTCAGTTAATAGCATCGCAATTGCAGCCGCGATTGCAGCACTGCGTGATAAAGAGCACCTGCACAACACAGTCAAACTGATACGGGAAGGCAGGGAGTTCTTGATTGAGCACCTGCAGCCATTCTTCACTGTTTTCCCCTCGGATGCGAATTTCGTACTCGTTGATGTCTCTCCTGCGAAATCTCATGCTGTTTATGATGCTCTGCTCCGTGAAGGGGTGGTGGTCAGGGATTGCTCCTCCTTCCGCGGTGCTGGCGACTCTCTCATCAGGATTACAGTAGGTACAGAGGAGCAGAATATGAGGGTGGTTAACGCATTGAAGCACATTTATAAGCTTTTTGT
- a CDS encoding 2,5-diamino-6-(ribosylamino)-4(3H)-pyrimidinone 5'-phosphate reductase → MWIYFETETMNAKHRPFVFINMAMSVDGKVSSVRREQLRISGVEDFNRVDSLRAGSDAIMVGIGTVLADNPSLTVKSEKRRNERKKMGKPENPIRVIVDSKARTPIDAEVLNKGAGMRIIAVSERAIVEDVGRLGDKAETEVVVCGREEVDLKELLYLLWLRGVNRLMVEGGGTLNWSLLSQRLVDEIYIYVGNVVIGGESAPTPVGGVGFVRDEELLRLELISADKMDEGVLLKWRVLNHNHKEDIIV, encoded by the coding sequence ATGTGGATATATTTTGAGACCGAGACCATGAACGCCAAACACCGACCTTTTGTATTTATAAATATGGCAATGAGTGTGGATGGTAAAGTGTCATCGGTGAGACGAGAACAGCTCAGGATAAGCGGTGTGGAAGACTTTAATAGGGTTGATTCACTGAGAGCGGGTAGCGATGCAATCATGGTCGGTATAGGCACAGTCCTGGCTGATAATCCTTCACTAACCGTGAAGTCAGAAAAGAGGAGAAACGAACGCAAGAAAATGGGCAAACCCGAAAATCCTATCCGTGTGATCGTGGATAGCAAAGCGAGAACACCGATAGACGCTGAAGTTCTGAACAAAGGTGCAGGCATGCGAATAATTGCAGTCTCAGAACGTGCGATTGTAGAAGATGTGGGGCGATTGGGAGATAAAGCGGAGACGGAGGTCGTGGTCTGTGGCAGGGAAGAAGTGGACCTGAAAGAGCTATTATATCTTTTATGGCTGCGTGGTGTGAACAGATTGATGGTGGAAGGTGGTGGAACGCTCAACTGGTCTCTGCTCTCTCAAAGGCTGGTTGATGAGATTTATATCTATGTAGGCAATGTGGTAATAGGGGGCGAGAGCGCACCAACGCCGGTGGGTGGTGTGGGGTTTGTAAGAGATGAAGAACTGCTAAGGCTGGAGCTTATAAGTGCTGATAAAATGGATGAAGGTGTATTATTAAAATGGCGTGTTCTTAATCATAACCATAAGGAAGACATAATTGTATGA
- the uppS gene encoding di-trans,poly-cis-decaprenylcistransferase, with amino-acid sequence MKREVARLCNWLRDRAYGEYERMLEEEILERSLPEHVAIIMDGNRRFARKIGVSAEEGYLYGAEVTERMIEWCFDLGIKQLTIYAFSIENFCRTEEEKEQLFELMRAEFEKISKDDRVHRRGVRVRAIGNISLLPASVREAIKKAEHATERYRNFRLFIAVAYSGRMEILDSVRIIAGMVKKGLLSASEINEDTISQHLYISESKLRDGSPCTGTGTEEDVKTAVDLIIRTGGEMRLSNFVPWQALGNECAAYFCAPFWPEFRRIDLLRAIRTYQEREEERKRYTVKRMLKLVKTFS; translated from the coding sequence ATGAAGCGAGAAGTTGCGAGGCTATGCAATTGGCTCCGTGACAGGGCGTATGGCGAATATGAGAGGATGTTGGAGGAGGAGATACTGGAACGAAGCTTGCCTGAACACGTGGCTATAATCATGGATGGTAACAGGCGATTTGCGAGGAAGATAGGAGTTTCTGCAGAGGAGGGCTACCTTTATGGCGCTGAAGTGACAGAGCGAATGATTGAGTGGTGTTTTGATCTCGGCATAAAGCAACTCACGATATACGCTTTCTCAATCGAGAACTTCTGCCGTACGGAAGAGGAGAAGGAGCAGCTATTTGAACTCATGCGTGCCGAGTTTGAGAAGATAAGTAAGGATGATAGGGTACACCGTCGCGGTGTAAGGGTGAGAGCAATAGGAAATATCAGCTTACTGCCGGCGAGTGTGAGAGAAGCGATAAAGAAAGCAGAGCACGCAACCGAGCGATACAGGAATTTCAGGTTATTTATAGCAGTGGCTTATAGTGGCAGGATGGAGATACTGGATTCAGTACGAATAATTGCGGGCATGGTGAAGAAGGGACTGCTATCCGCATCAGAAATAAATGAGGATACAATATCACAGCATTTGTATATAAGTGAGAGCAAGTTGAGGGATGGGAGTCCATGTACAGGTACAGGTACAGAGGAGGATGTGAAGACAGCAGTGGACCTGATTATAAGGACAGGGGGCGAGATGAGGTTGAGCAATTTTGTGCCATGGCAGGCATTGGGCAACGAATGCGCAGCTTATTTCTGCGCACCTTTCTGGCCAGAGTTCAGAAGAATAGACCTGCTCAGGGCGATAAGAACCTATCAGGAGCGTGAGGAGGAGAGAAAGAGATATACAGTGAAGAGGATGCTAAAATTGGTGAAAACGTTCTCCTGA
- a CDS encoding DNA-directed DNA polymerase II small subunit: MDGPKRGGREIEVGVEVELEIVKRFAELGYQVQPDVIDLLRQYQLEQGVGINEIAEWVAKSLDSSSIFVISGEKIAELIKQQQQHRAPKQRRAPPGIVKSFSNSGNSVQQGDFLQHFISRYEEIGGIIKRRMNSSQIRFVRNTRTDEDVSVVGMVSSVNKTARGNLLVDLEDPSGHIPVVIPPHNEVIPDEVIGVTGTLTRSGYLFAHRLVYPDVPLHKSASAQSSLPLASSCEDEEPEYALFISDMHVGSHTFREDAWDSFVDWLREEARSRGIDIGYLIVAGDIVDGIGVYPGQENDLAIADIEEQYKTAARCLRRIPGGIHVVLAPGNHDAVRSAEPQPPLYEDFQRFFSSDTCFVSNPAYIKIGSRIVLIYHGQSFDDFVNSVSRLNYSKPEDMMVEMLRRRHIAPIYGNSVSIIPDGHDYGVINPIPDILHCGHTHTVGIARYRDVLLINSGTWQSQTQYQKKRGISPVVGCATLVELSQMKTKVLDFGKGRGKGKGREG, from the coding sequence ATGGATGGTCCAAAGCGCGGGGGCAGAGAGATCGAGGTAGGGGTTGAGGTTGAGTTAGAGATAGTGAAGCGATTTGCTGAGCTGGGATATCAGGTACAGCCTGATGTCATTGATTTATTAAGGCAATATCAATTGGAGCAAGGAGTTGGGATCAACGAGATAGCGGAATGGGTGGCTAAATCGCTTGATTCCTCATCCATATTTGTCATCTCCGGAGAGAAGATAGCAGAACTCATCAAGCAACAGCAACAGCATCGAGCACCGAAGCAGAGGCGAGCACCACCCGGAATTGTTAAATCGTTCTCCAATAGTGGTAACAGTGTGCAGCAGGGTGATTTCTTACAGCATTTCATCAGCAGATACGAGGAGATAGGGGGTATAATAAAGAGGAGGATGAATAGTTCCCAGATAAGATTTGTTAGAAATACAAGAACGGACGAAGATGTTTCCGTGGTGGGCATGGTCTCCTCGGTGAACAAAACAGCGAGGGGCAATCTCCTGGTTGATTTAGAAGACCCTTCAGGGCATATCCCGGTGGTCATACCCCCACATAATGAGGTAATTCCTGATGAGGTGATAGGTGTGACCGGTACTCTAACCAGGAGCGGTTATCTGTTTGCCCATAGGCTGGTGTATCCCGATGTCCCGCTCCATAAATCAGCGTCAGCGCAGTCTTCTTTGCCGCTTGCATCCTCATGCGAAGATGAAGAACCTGAGTATGCGCTGTTTATATCCGATATGCATGTAGGTAGCCATACTTTCCGGGAAGATGCATGGGATAGCTTTGTGGACTGGCTGAGAGAAGAAGCCAGGAGCAGAGGTATAGACATCGGTTATCTGATTGTTGCAGGTGATATCGTGGACGGGATAGGTGTATACCCAGGACAGGAGAATGATCTGGCAATTGCAGATATAGAGGAGCAGTATAAGACGGCAGCGCGCTGTCTTCGGCGCATACCCGGTGGTATACACGTGGTGCTTGCACCGGGTAACCACGATGCAGTAAGGAGTGCAGAGCCTCAGCCACCATTGTATGAGGATTTCCAGCGCTTCTTCTCCTCTGATACCTGCTTCGTGAGCAATCCCGCATACATAAAGATTGGTAGCAGAATTGTATTGATATATCACGGTCAATCTTTTGACGACTTCGTTAACTCTGTATCACGCCTGAATTATTCAAAACCTGAAGATATGATGGTAGAGATGCTAAGGAGGAGGCATATAGCGCCGATATATGGTAACAGTGTGTCCATTATCCCGGATGGGCATGATTATGGTGTGATAAACCCCATACCCGATATACTCCATTGCGGACATACACATACAGTTGGAATTGCAAGATATCGTGATGTGCTACTGATAAATTCAGGAACCTGGCAGTCACAGACGCAATATCAGAAGAAGAGAGGTATAAGTCCCGTTGTCGGATGTGCAACACTGGTAGAGCTCTCTCAGATGAAGACAAAAGTGCTGGACTTTGGTAAAGGTAGAGGTAAAGGTAAAGGTAGAGAGGGATAG
- the trxA gene encoding thioredoxin, which yields MKEEGSGNKDFEIEQIKAKKMREMEARMSAMRGNKKGEGSKELIDHPLTLDDSSFIPTVRKYPLVVVDCWAPWCAPCRMVSPIIDELAREYAGKVVFGKLNVDENPRIAAEFAIMAIPTMFIFKNGEPVDVIQGALPKPYLEAKLKEWI from the coding sequence ATGAAGGAAGAGGGTAGTGGCAATAAAGATTTCGAGATAGAGCAGATAAAAGCGAAGAAGATGCGTGAAATGGAAGCGAGAATGAGTGCAATGAGAGGAAATAAGAAAGGTGAGGGGTCAAAGGAGTTAATTGACCACCCCCTGACCCTGGATGATAGCAGTTTTATACCAACCGTGAGGAAATATCCACTGGTCGTGGTAGATTGCTGGGCTCCATGGTGCGCGCCATGCAGAATGGTGTCACCGATAATAGATGAGCTGGCGCGTGAATATGCGGGTAAGGTTGTTTTTGGGAAGCTGAATGTGGATGAGAATCCACGGATTGCCGCTGAGTTCGCTATCATGGCTATACCCACAATGTTCATATTTAAGAACGGCGAGCCGGTGGATGTTATCCAGGGCGCTTTACCAAAACCATATCTCGAAGCGAAGTTGAAGGAATGGATCTGA
- a CDS encoding (5-formylfuran-3-yl)methyl phosphate synthase: MRLLVSPKDLEEAKAVIQGDADIIDVKNPSEGSLGANFPWVIKSVKELVMSECGEAVEVSAAIGDFDYRPGTASLAALGAASAGAEYVKVGLFGIRDKQEAINLLSGVVRAVKNVASTKKVVSAFYSDYKRINSISPFEISEIAEAVDIDVAMLDTGIKDGRSTLEFMSEEELRRFIGESKALGLETALAGSLKFEDVPRIKKIAPDIIGVRGMVCGGDRRAKVREDLVRNLKRMIVE; encoded by the coding sequence ATGAGATTGTTGGTAAGTCCGAAGGATTTGGAAGAAGCGAAGGCAGTGATTCAGGGTGACGCGGACATAATAGATGTGAAGAATCCATCTGAGGGTTCTCTGGGTGCGAATTTTCCCTGGGTTATCAAGTCAGTAAAGGAGCTGGTTATGAGTGAGTGTGGTGAAGCGGTAGAAGTGAGCGCAGCGATAGGGGATTTCGATTATAGACCAGGAACTGCTTCTTTAGCTGCATTAGGTGCTGCATCTGCAGGTGCTGAATACGTAAAGGTTGGTCTTTTTGGGATAAGAGATAAGCAGGAGGCGATTAACCTCCTCTCCGGGGTGGTTAGAGCGGTGAAGAACGTCGCATCCACAAAGAAAGTGGTTTCTGCTTTCTATTCTGACTATAAGCGAATAAATTCGATCTCACCTTTTGAGATCTCTGAGATTGCAGAGGCGGTGGATATAGATGTGGCAATGCTCGATACAGGTATAAAAGACGGGCGTTCAACACTGGAATTCATGAGTGAAGAGGAACTCAGGCGCTTTATTGGAGAATCAAAGGCGCTTGGACTGGAAACAGCACTCGCAGGCTCGCTTAAGTTCGAGGATGTACCCAGGATAAAGAAGATAGCACCCGATATAATAGGTGTCCGGGGCATGGTCTGTGGAGGAGATCGGAGAGCGAAGGTGAGAGAGGACCTGGTACGGAATTTGAAGAGAATGATAGTGGAGTGA
- the rpiA gene encoding ribose-5-phosphate isomerase RpiA encodes MTVDKSMKKEKAAESVVSMVKDGMVVGLGTGSTAELAIMKLGERVKVEELEILGVPTSLRTEMVAIESGIRVTTLSEHPSLDISIDGADQVDLQLNLVKGGWGSHTKEKIVSYAAKRFVICVDDSKMVKRLNKPVPLEVLPYAVKVVEAQVKQLGGVPVLRQDGNRGGYFITEGGNLILDVDMGTINNPEEMSMALSSIVGSVEHGIFTNASEVHVGDDEGVEILKK; translated from the coding sequence ATGACGGTGGATAAGAGCATGAAGAAGGAGAAAGCAGCGGAATCTGTTGTATCAATGGTGAAAGATGGCATGGTGGTTGGTCTTGGTACGGGCTCTACAGCGGAACTGGCGATAATGAAGCTGGGAGAGCGTGTAAAAGTAGAGGAGCTTGAGATTCTCGGTGTCCCTACTTCGCTCAGAACCGAGATGGTCGCGATAGAATCCGGTATTCGCGTTACCACGCTCTCTGAGCACCCTTCGCTCGATATCAGCATAGATGGTGCGGACCAGGTTGATTTACAGTTAAACCTGGTAAAGGGCGGCTGGGGCTCGCATACAAAGGAGAAGATAGTATCATACGCGGCGAAGAGGTTTGTTATCTGCGTTGATGACAGCAAAATGGTGAAACGCTTGAATAAGCCGGTTCCTTTGGAGGTATTGCCATACGCAGTGAAGGTGGTCGAGGCACAGGTGAAGCAGCTTGGCGGTGTTCCCGTCCTGAGGCAGGATGGGAATAGAGGCGGTTATTTCATCACAGAAGGAGGGAACCTGATATTGGATGTGGATATGGGGACTATAAATAATCCAGAGGAGATGAGTATGGCTCTCTCTTCGATCGTTGGCTCTGTTGAGCATGGTATCTTTACCAATGCTTCGGAAGTGCATGTGGGTGATGATGAAGGTGTGGAGATATTAAAGAAATAA
- a CDS encoding Mut7-C RNAse domain-containing protein, translated as MRFVTDRMLGKLSTWLRILGYDTVYAADLDVKDDEDRFIVTFAEREGRILLTRDRDMIREAKRRGIRYVYVKGGEVMEQLKELLHHKIDINLEPVPRRCSTCNGELRKVKDGEEAMLLAKSYVPGDKIGKWEFWVCNSCGRIYWKGSHWLNMRERLKGLR; from the coding sequence ATGAGATTCGTAACTGATAGAATGTTGGGGAAATTGAGCACGTGGTTGCGTATCCTGGGCTACGATACAGTATATGCGGCGGACCTGGATGTTAAAGATGATGAAGACCGATTTATAGTCACATTCGCGGAACGAGAGGGGCGGATATTGCTCACACGTGATAGGGATATGATAAGAGAAGCAAAGCGGAGGGGTATTCGATATGTGTATGTGAAAGGCGGAGAGGTGATGGAACAGTTGAAGGAGTTACTTCACCATAAAATCGACATAAATCTTGAACCCGTACCGCGTCGGTGCAGCACCTGCAATGGTGAGCTCAGAAAGGTGAAGGACGGGGAAGAGGCTATGCTACTGGCTAAGAGCTATGTTCCAGGAGATAAAATAGGGAAGTGGGAGTTCTGGGTCTGTAATAGCTGTGGCAGGATATACTGGAAAGGCTCTCACTGGCTAAATATGCGTGAGAGACTGAAAGGGCTGAGATAA
- a CDS encoding MGMT family protein: MDEGETFQEAVLKLVMQIPKGRVTTYGRIANEVKGSVHAARAVGQALAKNPHPGVIPCHRVVRSDGDIGGYSQGIAKKIELLRAEGIEIEGRKVKKINEVLFQFSSVGRG, translated from the coding sequence ATGGATGAGGGTGAGACATTTCAGGAAGCGGTATTGAAGTTAGTGATGCAGATACCGAAGGGCAGAGTGACGACATACGGTAGAATAGCCAACGAAGTAAAGGGTTCAGTACATGCCGCCCGTGCAGTTGGACAGGCACTTGCGAAGAATCCCCACCCGGGGGTTATACCCTGCCATCGGGTGGTGCGAAGTGACGGTGATATAGGGGGTTATAGTCAGGGTATAGCGAAGAAGATAGAGCTACTGAGAGCAGAGGGGATAGAGATAGAAGGTAGAAAGGTGAAGAAGATCAATGAGGTACTTTTTCAGTTTTCCAGTGTTGGGAGAGGATGA
- a CDS encoding bifunctional 5,6,7,8-tetrahydromethanopterin hydro-lyase/3-hexulose-6-phosphate synthase, with amino-acid sequence MNKDMYVGEALIGEGPEVAHIDLMIGDKYGPVGMAFTNALSQLSVGHTPVFAVIRPNLPVKPPTLIVPKVTVQNMKDADKIFGPAQSAIAKAVADSVEEGIIQAEKAEDLVVIASVFVHPQARDYNKIYRFNYGAAKLAIKRAMTGFPDVKKVLYEKDRSRHPALGMKVTKLWDPPYLQVALDIPNWGHMEQVIKALPRNDHLIIEAGTPLIKRYGVDIVGKIKEIKPETFVIADLKTLDTGNLEARMVADSGADAVVISGLAPLRTIEKAIEEAKKTGIYSSLDMLNVRSPIELLKELSIGGLMPDVVELHRAIDVEELGEQHAWGNIEEIKRIGGGILVAVAGGIREENAPEALKGGADILIVGRGITNSRDVEGTARRFLRLMKEEIDQYRVMTDF; translated from the coding sequence GTGAATAAGGATATGTATGTTGGGGAGGCACTGATAGGGGAAGGTCCAGAGGTTGCTCACATTGATCTTATGATAGGGGACAAGTATGGACCTGTAGGAATGGCATTCACAAATGCCCTCAGCCAGTTATCTGTCGGGCACACTCCGGTATTCGCAGTGATAAGACCGAATCTACCAGTAAAACCACCTACATTGATCGTACCGAAAGTGACGGTGCAGAACATGAAGGATGCGGATAAGATATTTGGACCTGCACAGAGTGCAATAGCGAAAGCGGTAGCAGATTCGGTGGAGGAGGGGATAATACAGGCGGAGAAAGCGGAGGATCTCGTGGTGATTGCAAGTGTGTTCGTGCATCCCCAGGCGCGTGATTATAATAAGATATATCGGTTCAACTATGGGGCAGCGAAATTAGCGATAAAGAGGGCGATGACCGGCTTCCCGGATGTAAAGAAGGTGCTGTACGAGAAGGACAGGTCACGACATCCTGCCCTGGGTATGAAAGTGACGAAGTTGTGGGACCCACCATATCTGCAGGTTGCACTGGACATACCAAATTGGGGGCATATGGAGCAGGTGATAAAGGCATTGCCACGGAATGACCATCTGATTATAGAGGCAGGTACGCCATTGATAAAGCGATACGGAGTGGATATAGTGGGTAAGATAAAGGAGATAAAGCCCGAGACGTTTGTGATTGCCGATTTGAAGACGCTCGATACCGGTAATCTGGAGGCGAGAATGGTTGCGGACTCTGGTGCTGATGCAGTAGTAATCTCAGGTCTGGCACCGCTTCGGACAATAGAGAAAGCGATAGAAGAAGCGAAGAAGACAGGCATTTACTCCAGCCTGGATATGTTGAATGTGAGAAGTCCGATAGAGCTGCTAAAAGAGTTGAGCATAGGAGGACTAATGCCAGATGTTGTGGAACTGCATCGTGCGATAGACGTTGAAGAACTGGGAGAACAGCATGCGTGGGGGAATATAGAGGAGATAAAACGTATAGGTGGTGGGATTCTGGTTGCGGTTGCAGGAGGGATAAGGGAGGAGAATGCACCTGAGGCATTGAAGGGCGGTGCAGATATACTGATTGTGGGTCGTGGTATAACAAATTCAAGGGATGTGGAAGGTACAGCGAGGCGATTCCTGAGATTGATGAAGGAGGAGATAGACCAGTACCGGGTGATGACCGATTTCTGA
- a CDS encoding methanogenesis marker protein 6, protein MKDMSIETREILISPDSKVTPAQMKGKILAILSGSNRSIKVKETCYGALVEGEADELKQIIDEVREMDRNGIYSKPRGFPIGDPRICRATRRGGPRPGFHQLELEHSLLPKVRRALDKIEGE, encoded by the coding sequence ATGAAGGATATGAGTATTGAGACGAGGGAGATATTGATCTCACCGGATTCGAAGGTAACACCGGCGCAAATGAAGGGCAAGATTCTGGCGATACTTAGTGGCTCGAACAGGAGTATCAAGGTGAAGGAGACATGTTATGGTGCATTAGTGGAGGGAGAAGCGGACGAATTGAAGCAGATAATAGATGAAGTGAGAGAGATGGACAGGAATGGTATCTACTCGAAACCGCGAGGCTTTCCTATTGGTGACCCGCGAATATGCCGTGCCACGAGGCGAGGAGGTCCGAGACCCGGTTTCCATCAGCTTGAACTGGAACACTCGCTCTTACCAAAAGTAAGGAGAGCACTGGATAAGATAGAAGGTGAATAA
- a CDS encoding DUF424 family protein codes for MHNRGDIYIKRYELGLDVLVAVCDSELIGRRLEEGELSLEVSESFYKGEAVTEREVIANLRQATIANLVGERAVRCALANSFIEEANVIFIEGVPHAQMVRI; via the coding sequence GTGCATAATCGGGGGGATATATACATAAAGAGGTACGAACTCGGGCTCGATGTGCTCGTGGCGGTTTGCGATAGCGAGCTGATAGGGAGGCGTTTAGAGGAGGGTGAGCTCAGTCTTGAGGTATCAGAATCCTTTTATAAAGGTGAAGCAGTAACCGAGCGCGAAGTGATTGCGAATCTGAGGCAGGCAACGATTGCGAATCTGGTTGGAGAAAGGGCGGTAAGATGTGCACTTGCCAATTCCTTCATCGAAGAGGCAAATGTGATATTCATCGAAGGTGTACCGCACGCACAGATGGTGCGTATATAA
- a CDS encoding NAD-binding protein: protein MAGDTDTEVSGTEQKRGKVVQVICGCGRMGYAVAKELKRCGIDVVIVDIDDKKVELLKEEDFIAFVGDISDPDTVEVIKSEGTPEVVFIMSSNGEVNRKAARNIKEKLPDAQLVVRAIEPGDKEALKELDVDVILAIPDLTAKTALDYLERMRFRKKAKKLTQIIGEIKKKPDGKLGIIVHDSPDPDAIASGLALKQIARQVGVPADILYRGEIGHHVNRAFVNILGIEMRRIEREDDLRSYEKLALVDASVPGANNPLTDKNDVSIIIDHHVANDKGKVHAEFIDIQTDSGATSTMMTRYLRELGIPVDKILATALLHGIRTDTSGFKRETHPADFYAAAFLHLRADKELLDQIETPPMSTEMLNVVGGAIQHKKIKGSYLITSVGVVANRDAIPQAADYLLNLEGISTVVVIGLCEDMICVSGRSKDIRVNIGDAFVRAFGDIGSAGGHATMAAAQLPLGIFKGVKDKETIMQLAEDAVSRRFLSVMKEEKSE, encoded by the coding sequence ATGGCAGGAGATACAGATACTGAGGTAAGCGGGACAGAGCAGAAGAGAGGGAAAGTAGTGCAGGTTATCTGTGGCTGCGGGCGAATGGGCTACGCAGTGGCAAAGGAATTGAAGCGGTGTGGTATTGATGTCGTCATTGTGGATATAGATGATAAGAAGGTGGAACTGCTGAAAGAAGAGGACTTCATTGCGTTCGTGGGGGATATAAGCGACCCGGATACGGTAGAGGTTATAAAAAGCGAGGGTACGCCAGAAGTGGTCTTTATCATGAGCAGCAATGGCGAGGTGAACAGGAAGGCGGCGAGGAATATAAAGGAGAAGTTACCAGATGCTCAGCTTGTAGTGCGAGCGATTGAACCGGGGGATAAAGAGGCACTGAAGGAGCTGGATGTGGATGTGATTCTTGCTATACCAGATCTGACAGCGAAAACAGCACTGGACTATCTGGAGCGGATGAGGTTCAGGAAGAAGGCGAAGAAATTAACGCAAATAATAGGCGAGATAAAGAAGAAGCCCGACGGTAAGTTAGGTATTATCGTCCATGACAGTCCAGATCCTGACGCAATAGCTTCCGGACTCGCACTCAAGCAGATAGCAAGGCAGGTAGGAGTACCAGCGGATATACTCTACAGGGGCGAGATAGGACACCACGTGAATCGCGCATTTGTGAACATCCTGGGGATAGAGATGCGGAGGATAGAAAGAGAAGATGATTTGCGAAGCTATGAGAAACTGGCACTGGTTGACGCCTCTGTTCCTGGCGCTAACAATCCATTAACCGATAAAAATGACGTGTCTATTATCATAGATCACCATGTAGCGAACGATAAGGGTAAAGTGCATGCCGAATTCATAGATATACAGACAGATAGTGGTGCAACATCAACGATGATGACGAGGTATCTGCGTGAGCTGGGTATACCGGTAGACAAAATTCTTGCAACTGCGTTATTACATGGTATAAGGACAGATACAAGTGGATTTAAGCGAGAGACACACCCGGCAGATTTCTATGCCGCGGCATTCCTGCATTTGAGGGCAGATAAAGAGCTATTAGATCAGATAGAGACGCCTCCCATGTCCACAGAGATGTTGAATGTGGTGGGGGGTGCGATACAGCATAAGAAGATAAAGGGGAGTTATCTGATCACGAGTGTGGGGGTAGTAGCGAATCGCGACGCCATACCGCAGGCGGCGGATTATCTGCTCAATCTGGAAGGGATATCAACGGTGGTGGTGATAGGGCTATGCGAGGACATGATATGCGTTTCAGGGCGGAGTAAAGATATAAGGGTGAATATAGGAGATGCTTTTGTACGCGCGTTCGGGGATATCGGCTCAGCGGGCGGGCATGCTACGATGGCTGCGGCACAGTTGCCACTGGGCATCTTCAAGGGTGTAAAGGACAAGGAGACGATAATGCAGCTTGCGGAAGATGCGGTATCAAGGCGGTTCCTCTCGGTGATGAAGGAAGAGAAGAGCGAATAG